A single region of the Massilia sp. erpn genome encodes:
- a CDS encoding alpha-amylase family glycosyl hydrolase — protein MKLHALAFSLLLAAIGTPALAAPKPFLWENATVYFMITDRFQNGDTGNDLAYGRKGDAAPLRGMMGGDLKGVTAKIREGYFDSLGVNVLWLTPPVEQIHAGTDEGTGKTYGFHGYWARDWTAVDANLGTEQDFRAMVDAAHARGIRVLLDVVMNHTGPVTDTDTVWPSGWVRTEPTCTYKDAPTTTLCTLVPNLPDVRTESDTPVELPDFLAAKWKLEGRYEREVKELDEFFARTGYPRAPRYYLMKWHADWVRKYGIDGFRGDTVKHTQPGVWKELRAVAEAAHTDWKRANPSRVLGDAKFFMVAEVYNYNIVHGHKFDMGGGEYWDFYDNGFDSLINFGLVHDAKQDYESLFSKYSAQLHGPLKGYSVLNYIDSHDDGNPLDPSRNKPLETASKLLLAPGAAQIYYGDETARRLDWPQAEGDAKLRSDMNWQELAQNAQRDGYRIAEVRQHWSKLGQFRQLHPAIGAGEHAKLADQPYTFTRTLKRGAIDDKVVIALEAPTGKPLPVSVAGVFKDDAKLRDHYSGASYSVKGGKVLTTGRYATILLAPAAKEARRDN, from the coding sequence ATGAAACTACACGCACTCGCCTTCTCCCTTCTGCTGGCCGCCATTGGCACTCCGGCGCTGGCCGCTCCCAAGCCCTTCCTGTGGGAGAACGCGACCGTGTACTTCATGATCACCGACCGCTTCCAAAACGGCGACACCGGCAACGACCTGGCCTACGGCCGCAAGGGCGACGCCGCACCGCTGCGCGGCATGATGGGCGGCGACCTGAAAGGCGTCACCGCCAAAATCAGGGAAGGCTATTTCGACAGCCTGGGCGTGAACGTGCTGTGGCTTACGCCGCCGGTCGAGCAAATCCACGCCGGCACCGATGAAGGCACAGGCAAGACTTACGGCTTCCATGGCTACTGGGCACGCGACTGGACGGCAGTGGACGCCAATCTCGGCACGGAACAGGACTTCCGCGCGATGGTGGACGCGGCCCACGCACGCGGCATCCGCGTGCTGCTGGACGTGGTGATGAACCATACCGGCCCGGTCACGGATACCGACACCGTCTGGCCTTCAGGCTGGGTGCGCACCGAGCCGACCTGCACCTACAAGGACGCGCCCACCACCACGCTGTGCACCCTCGTCCCCAATCTGCCCGACGTGCGCACCGAAAGCGATACGCCGGTCGAACTGCCCGACTTCCTGGCCGCCAAGTGGAAGCTCGAAGGCCGCTACGAACGCGAAGTCAAGGAGCTGGACGAGTTCTTCGCCCGCACCGGCTATCCGCGCGCGCCGCGCTACTACCTGATGAAGTGGCACGCCGACTGGGTGCGCAAATACGGCATCGACGGCTTCCGTGGCGACACGGTCAAACATACCCAGCCCGGCGTATGGAAGGAACTGCGCGCAGTCGCGGAAGCAGCCCACACGGACTGGAAGCGCGCCAACCCATCCCGCGTTCTCGGCGACGCCAAATTCTTCATGGTAGCCGAGGTCTACAACTACAACATCGTACACGGTCACAAATTCGATATGGGCGGAGGTGAATACTGGGACTTCTACGACAACGGTTTCGATAGCCTCATCAACTTCGGCTTGGTGCACGATGCCAAACAGGATTACGAAAGCCTGTTCAGCAAATACTCGGCTCAGCTGCATGGCCCCTTGAAGGGTTACTCGGTACTGAACTACATCGACTCCCACGACGACGGCAATCCGCTCGACCCATCACGCAACAAGCCTTTGGAAACCGCCAGCAAACTGCTGCTGGCGCCCGGCGCGGCGCAGATCTACTACGGCGACGAAACCGCGCGCCGCCTGGATTGGCCACAAGCCGAGGGCGACGCCAAGCTGCGCTCGGACATGAACTGGCAGGAGCTGGCGCAGAACGCCCAGCGCGACGGCTACCGCATCGCAGAGGTGCGCCAGCACTGGAGCAAGCTGGGACAGTTCCGCCAGCTGCATCCCGCCATCGGCGCCGGCGAACATGCCAAGCTGGCCGACCAGCCTTATACCTTCACGCGCACGCTGAAGCGCGGCGCCATCGACGACAAGGTGGTGATTGCCCTCGAAGCCCCGACCGGCAAGCCGTTGCCGGTCAGTGTCGCGGGCGTCTTCAAGGACGACGCCAAGCTGCGCGACCACTATTCGGGCGCCAGCTACAGCGTCAAGGGCGGCAAGGTGTTGACCACGGGCCGCTACGCCACCATTCTGCTGGCGCCTGCGGCAAAGGAGGCGCGGCGCGATAACTGA
- a CDS encoding MFS transporter yields MNPSTIKARLSFWQLWNMSFGFFGIQFGFALQNANTSRIFSTLGANPDELPLLWLAAPVTGLLVQPIIGYLSDNTWHPKWGRRRPFFFIGALLASIALFLMPNSSALWMAVAVLWMMDAAINVSMEPFRAFVGDKLNASQQTAGFAMQTFFIGCGAVIASLLPTLFGDVLGVSNVPVNGGIPDTVRYSFYAGGAVFFFAVLWTVLTAGELPPENLEQFRAERQRSKGMGHALSEIFGGLLRMPKTMTQLAVVQFFTWIGLFAMWIYSTSAVADNVFGTTDAQSAAFQDAGNWVGTMFAVYNGVSALAAFILPVFARATSRKVVHMSCLLIGGLSLVSIFFIQDKQLLLAPMVGVGVAWASILTMPYAILAGALPARRMGYYMGVFNFFVVIPQIVSGLLLGYVTTHFFGGHTISTLALGGASMALAGLLTMIVKDTAAPAA; encoded by the coding sequence ATGAATCCTTCAACCATCAAGGCGCGGCTGTCGTTCTGGCAGCTGTGGAATATGAGCTTCGGCTTTTTCGGCATCCAGTTCGGCTTTGCCCTGCAAAATGCCAACACCAGCCGCATCTTTTCCACGCTCGGCGCCAATCCGGATGAACTGCCTTTGTTGTGGCTCGCCGCCCCCGTTACCGGTCTGCTGGTGCAGCCCATCATCGGCTACCTGAGCGACAATACCTGGCACCCGAAATGGGGCCGCCGTCGTCCCTTCTTCTTCATCGGCGCCCTGCTCGCCTCCATCGCCCTGTTCCTGATGCCGAATTCCTCCGCGCTGTGGATGGCGGTGGCTGTGCTGTGGATGATGGATGCGGCCATCAATGTATCGATGGAGCCTTTCCGCGCCTTCGTCGGCGACAAGCTGAATGCCTCGCAGCAGACGGCCGGTTTTGCAATGCAGACCTTCTTCATCGGCTGCGGCGCGGTGATCGCCTCGCTGCTGCCCACCCTGTTCGGCGATGTGCTGGGCGTGAGCAATGTGCCCGTCAACGGCGGCATTCCCGATACCGTGCGCTATTCCTTCTATGCCGGCGGTGCGGTGTTCTTCTTCGCCGTGCTGTGGACCGTGCTGACGGCCGGCGAACTGCCGCCCGAAAATCTGGAACAGTTCCGCGCCGAGCGCCAGCGCAGCAAAGGCATGGGCCATGCGCTGAGCGAAATCTTCGGCGGCCTGCTGCGCATGCCCAAGACCATGACGCAACTGGCCGTGGTTCAGTTCTTCACCTGGATCGGCCTGTTCGCCATGTGGATCTACAGCACCTCGGCCGTGGCCGACAATGTGTTCGGCACCACCGACGCACAGTCGGCCGCCTTCCAGGATGCAGGCAACTGGGTCGGCACCATGTTCGCGGTGTATAACGGCGTGTCCGCACTGGCGGCCTTCATTCTGCCGGTGTTCGCGCGCGCCACCAGCCGCAAGGTCGTGCACATGAGCTGCCTGCTGATCGGCGGCCTTAGCCTGGTCAGCATCTTCTTCATTCAGGACAAGCAACTGCTGCTGGCGCCAATGGTGGGTGTGGGCGTGGCCTGGGCCAGCATCCTGACCATGCCGTATGCGATCCTGGCGGGCGCTCTGCCGGCCCGCCGCATGGGCTACTATATGGGCGTGTTCAACTTCTTCGTGGTGATTCCGCAGATCGTCAGTGGCCTGCTGCTGGGTTACGTCACCACCCACTTCTTCGGCGGCCACACGATCAGCACCCTGGCGCTGGGCGGCGCCTCGATGGCATTGGCGGGTCTGCTGACCATGATCGTCAAGGACACGGCGGCTCCCGCAGCCTGA
- a CDS encoding alpha-D-glucose phosphate-specific phosphoglucomutase, with protein MAIHTVATSPYPGQRPGTSGLRKKVAVFSQANYLENFVQSVFDTLGDVSGKTLVLGGDGRFHNRAAVRVILRMAAAHGFARVLVGQGGILSTPAVSCVIRKHGALGGIVLSASHNPGGPEGDFGIKYNIANGGPAPESYTEEFFHRSESIAQYHISDAPEIDIDHIGNARIEEMDVAVIDPVGDYAELMQQLFDFSAIRQLFGSGFRMCFDAMSAVSGPYAKAILEGMLGAPAGTVINGVPLEDFGGHHPDPNPVNAAQLIELMAAPDAPHFGAASDGDADRNMIVGRKFEVTPSDSLAILAANADVAPGYKDGLKGIARSMPTSRAADRVAESLGIPCYETPTGWKYFGNLLDADKATLCGEESYGTGSSHIREKDGLWAVLFWLNLLAVQRQPVEQIVSEHWVRFGRHYYSRHDYENIAAEGARMLMEDLRIKLPYLPGQQLGHYTVASADDFEYTDPVDGSLARQQGIRIIMTDGARIIYRLSGTGTEGATLRVYLERYEADTTQHRIPTQQALAGLIAIADSVASIIMHTGRNNPSVIT; from the coding sequence ATGGCAATCCACACGGTAGCAACTTCCCCCTACCCCGGCCAACGGCCGGGGACTTCCGGCCTACGCAAGAAAGTGGCCGTGTTCAGCCAGGCCAACTATCTGGAAAATTTTGTGCAAAGCGTGTTCGACACGCTGGGCGATGTGTCGGGCAAAACGCTGGTGCTGGGCGGCGATGGCCGCTTTCACAACCGCGCCGCGGTACGCGTGATCCTGCGCATGGCGGCGGCGCACGGCTTTGCGCGCGTGCTGGTGGGGCAAGGCGGCATTCTCTCCACGCCGGCCGTCAGCTGCGTGATCCGCAAGCACGGCGCGCTGGGCGGCATCGTGCTGTCGGCCAGCCATAATCCAGGCGGACCGGAGGGCGACTTCGGCATCAAGTACAACATCGCCAACGGCGGTCCCGCACCGGAAAGCTATACCGAGGAATTCTTCCACCGCAGCGAATCCATCGCCCAATACCACATCAGCGACGCGCCCGAAATCGACATCGACCACATCGGCAATGCGCGCATCGAAGAGATGGATGTAGCCGTGATCGATCCGGTCGGTGACTACGCGGAACTGATGCAGCAGCTCTTCGACTTCAGCGCCATCCGCCAGTTGTTCGGCAGCGGCTTCCGCATGTGCTTCGACGCGATGAGCGCCGTCTCCGGTCCTTACGCCAAGGCTATCCTGGAGGGCATGCTGGGCGCGCCCGCCGGCACCGTCATCAATGGCGTGCCACTGGAAGACTTTGGCGGCCACCATCCCGACCCGAATCCCGTCAACGCCGCCCAGCTGATCGAGTTGATGGCCGCGCCCGACGCACCGCACTTCGGCGCGGCTTCGGACGGCGATGCCGACCGCAATATGATCGTGGGCCGTAAATTCGAGGTCACGCCATCCGACAGCCTGGCAATTCTGGCGGCGAACGCCGATGTGGCGCCCGGCTACAAGGACGGCCTGAAAGGCATTGCCCGTTCCATGCCCACTTCGCGCGCCGCCGACCGCGTGGCCGAAAGCCTGGGCATTCCCTGCTACGAAACGCCAACCGGCTGGAAGTACTTCGGCAATCTGCTCGATGCGGACAAGGCCACGCTGTGCGGCGAGGAGAGCTACGGCACCGGTTCCTCGCACATCCGCGAAAAAGATGGACTCTGGGCCGTGCTGTTCTGGCTTAATCTGCTGGCCGTGCAGCGCCAGCCGGTCGAACAGATCGTGTCCGAACACTGGGTACGCTTCGGCCGCCACTACTATTCTCGCCACGACTACGAAAACATCGCCGCCGAAGGCGCGCGTATGTTGATGGAAGACCTGCGCATCAAGCTGCCCTACCTGCCAGGCCAGCAGCTCGGCCACTACACCGTCGCCAGCGCCGACGATTTCGAGTACACCGATCCCGTGGATGGCTCGCTGGCGCGCCAGCAAGGCATACGCATCATCATGACGGATGGGGCGCGCATCATCTACCGCCTGTCCGGCACCGGCACCGAAGGCGCAACCCTGCGCGTCTACCTGGAACGCTACGAAGCCGACACGACGCAGCACCGCATCCCAACCCAGCAAGCGCTGGCGGGCCTGATCGCCATTGCCGACAGCGTGGCCAGCATCATTATGCATACGGGACGGAACAATCCCTCCGTCATCACCTGA